The uncultured Sphaerochaeta sp. genome includes the window GCTTTCCTCAGTCCAGTGCTTATCAAGGACCTGGTTATCTACAGCAGGGAACTCTTGGGGGCAGCTCCTACCATCTCGGTACAGGCAACACTGGAGAAAATCACCAACCGCTTCGTGAAAAAATATGCCTTCCGAAAGGCAGAGGTCTATGCATTGAAGCGGGGACGTTCCTTGATGGTTGTCATCTATGTCTACCTCTCTGAGGAGCGACCGGTAAAGCAGCTTGATGCAATCCGCCTGGAGATGATCAAGGCGATGTACTCCTATTCAAACTTCTGTGACACCGATATCGTATTTACACTCGATGACAGGTGGGTGGACTATCAGACACCATTTGCCATTGCAGGCCAGAAAGCCTGATCAGAGAGGCAGCCACCTCAGCACACGTTTCAGTGCCTTGTCCCAGAACTTCCAGGTATGCCCTCCCGGGTGCTGGTCATAGATAACGTCATGGGTCTCTTGCAATGTCTCAACAAATCGCAGGTTATCCTGCAACAGGGCATCCTCATCACCACAGGTCACATAGAATGACGGCTTGGGAGAGAGTTCCTTTCGAGACAATGCCATCAGGTCATGTTCACTGTCTTTAACTTCATAGGAGCCAAAGGTATTCTCCCACTCATGTGGGAAAATCTTTACTGAGTCCCCAAGCGTATTGGCCAGCGCCACCAGGTCCAAGGCACCGCTCATGCTTGCAGCCCTGCTGTATAGGTCGGGACGCGTGAGAGCGGCCTTGAATGCCCCATATCCTCCCATCGACAGTCCTGCGATAAAGGTATCCTCGCGTTTGGTACTGACGGTAAAAACAGAGGAGAGGAACCGAGGAAGTTCTTCACTCAGGAAGGTAAAATAGGGGTAGCCACGTTCCTGGTCGGTGTAGAAGCTTCTTCCAACCGATGGCATCACAACCACCAAGGGAAGATTTCTCACATACCGTTCAATTGCCGAATTTCGCACATAACTCTGTTCATTCTGCTTTATCCCATGCAGCAGGTAGAGCACTTTATAGGGACCGCCAGGAATATCAGGTGAGCGGTCACATCGCTGGGGATAGATGACCGTGAGAGAAACATCCAGCTGGAGGGTATCAGAAAAAAGGGAGATATCGAGTAATGCCATAAACGCTCCTTCTTGGGAGGTACTCTACCCCAATTGAGGAAATGTTTCCATTCAATTTCTTTTGTAATCTTT containing:
- a CDS encoding alpha/beta hydrolase family protein gives rise to the protein MALLDISLFSDTLQLDVSLTVIYPQRCDRSPDIPGGPYKVLYLLHGIKQNEQSYVRNSAIERYVRNLPLVVVMPSVGRSFYTDQERGYPYFTFLSEELPRFLSSVFTVSTKREDTFIAGLSMGGYGAFKAALTRPDLYSRAASMSGALDLVALANTLGDSVKIFPHEWENTFGSYEVKDSEHDLMALSRKELSPKPSFYVTCGDEDALLQDNLRFVETLQETHDVIYDQHPGGHTWKFWDKALKRVLRWLPL